In a single window of the Magnolia sinica isolate HGM2019 chromosome 7, MsV1, whole genome shotgun sequence genome:
- the LOC131251181 gene encoding NAC domain-containing protein 79-like, with protein sequence MEQVEIVSKGDDCIDLPAGFRFHPTDEEIITHYLSPKVLDNSFSARAIGEVDLNRCEPWELPDKAKMGEKEWYFFCQRDRKYPTGTRTNRATEAGYWKATGKDKEIYKGKGCLVGMKKTLVFYKGRAPKGEKTNWVMHEFRLDGKLSFYKLSKASKDEWVVCKVFHKLSGIKKSPISGIPRMNSFSYDFFDYTSLPPLSDVPYLDGNQPSSSFIYGEGQDQVDQKSFLPNNYSNINHQNSITNTQLPLPNAMLPFPGSVNLGYSNNSIPRFPSSNFDGPDLVMLRALAATLKASGLKTECKVEQFSNQSMVSQDTGISADVNPEISSVISKHETGFEDLDCPSTAGPVDLDYLWNY encoded by the exons ATGGAGCAAGTTGAAATTGTATCAAAGGGAGATGACTGTATAGATTTACCAGCTGGTTTTAGGTTTCATCCCACAGATGAAGAGATCATAACCCATTATCTTTCACCCAAGGTCTTGGATAACAGCTTTAGTGCAAGAGCCATTGGAGAAGTGGATTTGAATAGGTGTGAGCCATGGGAACTGCCTG ATAAAGCTAAGATGGGAGAGAAGGAATGGTATTTCTTTTGCCAAAGAGATAGGAAATATCCAACTGGAACGAGGACTAATAGAGCCACAGAAGCTGGTTATTGGAAAGCCACAGGAAAAGATAAGGAGATCTACAAAGGGAAAGGTTGTCTTGTTGGGATGAAAAAGACTCTTGTTTTCTACAAAGGTAGAGCACCCAAAGGAGAAAAAACCAACTGGGTCATGCATGAATTCAGGCTAGATGGGAAACTCTCTTTCTACAAACTCTCCAAAGCTTCAAAG GATGAATGGGTGGTATGTAAAGTATTTCACAAGCTCTCAGGCATCAAGAAAAGTCCAATTTCAGGCATTCCAAGGATGAACTCTTTTAGTTATGATTTCTTCGATTACACCTCCTTACCACCTCTCTCAGATGTTCCTTACTTAGATGGAAACCAGCCTAGTTCGAGTTTCATCTATGGTGAAGGTCAAGATCAAGTAGACCAAAAGAGCTTTCTACCCAACAATTACTCCAACATCAACCATCAAAATTCCATTACAAACACTCAGCTTCCTCTTCCCAATGCCATGCTTCCATTTCCAGGATCGGTTAATTTGGGCTACTCAAACAATTCAATCCCACGCTTCCCAAGCTCTAACTTTGACGGCCCTGATCTTGTTATGCTCAGAGCTTTAGCTGCCACCCTCAAAGCGTCTGGCCTCAAAACGGAGTGTAAGGTAGAGCAGTTCTCTAACCAGTCGATGGTTTCACAGGATACAGGGATCAGTGCTGATGTGAACCCAGAGATTTCGTCGGTGATTTCAAAACATGAGACGGGTTTTGAAGATCTTGATTGTCCTTCAACTGCTGGCCCAGTAGATTTGGATTATCTGTGGAATTACTGA